The following are encoded together in the Lathyrus oleraceus cultivar Zhongwan6 chromosome 3, CAAS_Psat_ZW6_1.0, whole genome shotgun sequence genome:
- the LOC127131918 gene encoding uncharacterized protein LOC127131918 produces MITLRPGSVQIISDALRAASVASATTTNVSLLKSRFIIHSITGHSANMFPSLQAFHNLVLVLRKYPSKSISLLDLLIYWKSCNSSTLFCFDRVMTKMDTCLFQTQASFYITIIKILHFHSLLPDYQRLLSSTPSRRLNTSKLIENSEYFQNKLVDTIHFMEILSLKDSVEKDTFFRKLPNLAEQLPRQIVLKKLLPLLASALEFGSAAAPALTALLKMGSWLSAEEFCFKILPTIIKLFAFNDRVVRVSLLQHIQQFGESLSAQAVDEQVYPHVATGFSDTSTFFRGLTFKSMLVLAPKPSQRTLSGSLLKHLSKLQVDEEAAIPTNTTILLGNIASYLNEGTRKRVLINAFTVRALRDTFPPARGAGIMALCATSSNYDITEIATRILPNVVVLTIDPDSDVRSKAFQAIDQFLQMAKQNYEKTNIAEATGGAGTGSSSIPGNASLLGWAMSSLTLKGKHSDYAPVASVSSSALTSTSSNATSAVDTPSTAPIRVSSTPDFTEHHAPPSSTSTDGWGELENGIDEEPENDKDW; encoded by the coding sequence ATGATAACCCTAAGGCCAGGTTCGGTTCAAATAATATCTGATGCACTTCGAGCTGCATCAGTAGCATCTGCAACAACTACCAATGTCAGCCTTCTTAAGAGCAGGTTTATCATTCACTCCATCACCGGTCATTCCGCAAATATGTTTCCTAGCCTGCAAGCATTTCACAATCTCGTACTTGTGCTCAGGAAATACCCCAGCAAATCCATCAGCCTTCTCGATCTGCTCATCTACTGGAAGAGCTGTAACAGCAGCACCCTCTTTTGCTTTGACCGAGTAATGACGAAGATGGATACATGTTTGTTTCAAACACAAGCTTCCTTCTACATTACCATAATAAAAATTTTGCATTTTCATTCCCTGCTTCCAGATTACCAGCGGCTACTGAGTTCCACACCTTCTCGTAGATTGAATACTTCAAAGCTTATAGAAAACAGTGAGTATTTTCAAAATAAGTTGGTAGACACAATACATTTCATGGAAATTCTCAGTTTGAAAGATAGTGTCGAGAAGGACACCTTCTTCCGCAAGCTTCCAAATTTAGCAGAGCAGCTTCCTCGTCAGATTGTGTTAAAGAAGTTACTTCCTTTATTAGCTTCTGCCCTTGAATTTGGTTCAGCTGCTGCCCCTGCTCTGACTGCATTGTTGAAAATGGGTTCGTGGCTTTCAGCCGAGGAGTTTTGTTTCAAGATTCTTCCAACAATAATTAAACTCTTTGCCTTCAACGATCGAGTTGTACGTGTTAGCCTTCTCCAACATATTCAACAATTTGGAGAGTCATTATCAGCTCAAGCTGTTGATGAGCAAGTTTACCCTCACGTTGCTACTGGTTTCTCTGATACATCTACTTTTTTTAGGGGACTTACTTTCAAGTCCATGTTAGTTCTGGCTCCGAAACCGTCTCAAAGGACCTTGTCTGGGTCATTATTAAAGCATCTGTCAAAGTTACAGGTTGATGAAGAAGCAGCGATACCAACAAATACTACTATCTTGCTAGGAAATATTGCAAGTTACTTAAATGAAGGGACAAGAAAAAGAGTGTTGATTAATGCATTTACAGTCCGTGCTTTACGTGATACCTTTCCACCTGCTAGAGGAGCAGGAATTATGGCTTTATGTGCCACCAGTTCTAACTATGACATCACTGAAATTGCCACTCGGATTCTTCCTAATGTTGTTGTCCTCACGATTGATCCTGACAGTGATGTTCGATCTAAGGCATTTCAAGCTATTGATCAATTTTTGCAGATGGCAAAGCAGAATTATGAAAAGACAAACATAGCAGAGGCTACTGGGGGTGCAGGCACGGGAAGCTCATCAATTCCAGGAAATGCAAGTTTACTTGGATGGGCCATGAGCTCCTTGACCCTAAAGGGAAAACATTCTGATTATGCTCCAGTTGCTTCTGTTAGTTCCAGTGCCCTTACATCAACATCTTCTAATGCCACCTCAGCTGTAGATACTCCTTCAACAGCACCCATCCGTGTAAGTTCCACACCCGATTTCACTGAGCACCATGCCCCTCCATCTTCTACATCAACGGATGGCTGGGGGGAACTAGAGAATGGAATCGATGAGGAACCTGAAAATGACAAGGATTGGTGA